The following is a genomic window from Triticum aestivum cultivar Chinese Spring unplaced genomic scaffold, IWGSC CS RefSeq v2.1 scaffold186199, whole genome shotgun sequence.
CACACGCACATGCTTTACTGTCCATTGGGTCACGTTAATGTCTTGCCATGCATGGCTTTGTGGTCCATTGATTCGCAGCgatgctctcagatgtgcttccaccccacgtatctgccaaagtccatggtataagaagtTGCTCAGGGTTCATGGCTAGGTATGATGCTAAATCCTGTGTTATATTGAAAGACGTTTAAAATCTCACCACGCGAACCACTTGTGTGCGTTCTAGGTAGCCgaaaagtgaatcaagaatctgaatctccctccttctggggtttacgaccacaaggaacCAGTGGGTGTTCGCCATGTTCGTAGGCAGtaaaacctggacagcaaatatgATTACATCAACATGCATAATAATTAGAAAAATAAATGTGTTTATGTCATGGTGAGATGGTACCAGATCATGTCTGAGGTAGTTGTCTCCTTTTGTTGTTCCATGACTGCCCGCCAACGCGGCCTCGTGGCAGTTCTCTACCTTACCATCTCTTTCGAGCATAGCGACACCGGCCACCATCTCAATGTAAACCAGCTGCCCATCCCTTATGTCATTAGGATGATCATGACGCATGATCTGAAT
Proteins encoded in this region:
- the LOC123172130 gene encoding uncharacterized protein; translated protein: MTDVGEDDKWLGDELVDAVIQIMRHDHPNDIRDGQLVYIEMVAGVAMLERDGKVENCHEAALAGSHGTTKGDNYLRHDLVLLPTNMANTHWFLVVVNPRRREIQILDSLFGYLERTQVVRVIRGVEAHLRASLRINGPQSHAWQDINVTQWTVKHVRVPRQDDNSSCALYMLKNIEFFMGEDLRLHYDQAYIDNYRRELPVVLLNSTYNKLKSMKRLKSTMLAYRMQLQLKIMKMQAFNPAMVHS